A single region of the Winslowiella toletana genome encodes:
- the proP gene encoding glycine betaine/L-proline transporter ProP, which yields MNDSTATEKQKKHFWNKRPKKELTVDDITIVDKDMLKRAVGAAALGNAMEWFDFGVYSYLAVTIGKVFFPGGSPAAQLLAAFGAFAAAFLVRPLGGLVFGPLGDRIGRQKVLAITMIMMSIGTFCIGIIPSYESIGIMAPVLLLVARMVQGFSTGGEYGGAATFIAEYSTDKRRGFMGSWLEFGTLAGYLLGAGLVTGMTAAMSTEHLLSWGWRIPFFIAAPLGLFGLYIRLKLEETPAFQKHMEKQEQLEHSKPRLGVLQMLSKYRAQMLKCIGLVLLFNVSNYMLTSYMPSYLTGILGLSELSGLMLVLVVMFVMMPLTLFWGHWNDRLGRRPVIALGAAGLILLAIPCLMLIGSGNLGLVFLGLMILGVLHTCFSGTMPSALPALFATDIRYSALAIGFNLSVSLFGGTTPLITTWLVDTTNNLMMPAYYLMGAAVIGLITVWFTRETANKPLSGSAPAVGTKAEAHKLINKLKLRRQKERDAAKAAK from the coding sequence ATGAACGACTCAACAGCAACAGAAAAACAGAAGAAGCATTTTTGGAATAAACGTCCGAAAAAAGAGCTGACGGTGGATGATATCACCATCGTCGACAAAGACATGCTGAAGCGGGCGGTGGGCGCCGCAGCGCTGGGTAACGCCATGGAATGGTTCGACTTCGGCGTTTACAGCTATCTGGCCGTGACCATCGGTAAGGTATTCTTCCCGGGTGGCAGCCCGGCGGCACAGCTGCTGGCAGCCTTCGGTGCTTTTGCCGCCGCCTTCCTGGTCAGGCCACTGGGTGGCCTGGTATTTGGCCCGCTGGGCGACCGAATCGGCCGCCAGAAGGTACTGGCAATCACCATGATCATGATGTCGATTGGTACTTTCTGTATCGGCATCATTCCCAGTTACGAAAGCATTGGCATAATGGCCCCGGTACTGTTACTGGTGGCGCGTATGGTGCAAGGCTTCTCGACCGGCGGTGAGTATGGCGGTGCAGCAACCTTTATCGCCGAATACTCTACCGATAAACGCCGTGGCTTTATGGGAAGCTGGCTGGAGTTCGGTACTCTGGCAGGCTATCTGCTGGGTGCCGGACTGGTTACCGGCATGACTGCCGCCATGTCGACTGAGCATCTGCTGAGCTGGGGCTGGCGCATCCCATTCTTTATCGCAGCACCACTCGGTCTGTTCGGTCTGTATATCCGTCTGAAACTGGAAGAGACACCAGCGTTCCAGAAGCATATGGAGAAGCAGGAGCAGCTGGAGCACAGCAAACCGCGACTGGGCGTATTGCAGATGCTGAGCAAGTATCGAGCGCAGATGCTGAAATGTATCGGTCTGGTACTGCTGTTTAATGTCTCGAACTATATGCTGACCTCTTATATGCCAAGCTACCTGACCGGTATTCTTGGCCTGAGTGAGTTAAGTGGTCTGATGCTGGTGCTGGTGGTGATGTTTGTTATGATGCCGCTGACCCTGTTCTGGGGGCACTGGAACGACCGTCTCGGCCGTCGTCCGGTGATTGCGCTGGGTGCGGCGGGGCTTATTTTGCTGGCGATCCCTTGTCTGATGCTGATTGGCAGCGGCAACCTTGGTCTGGTGTTCCTTGGCCTGATGATCCTCGGCGTACTGCATACCTGCTTTAGCGGCACCATGCCTTCAGCGCTACCGGCGCTGTTTGCCACTGATATTCGTTATAGTGCGCTGGCAATCGGCTTTAACCTGTCGGTGTCATTATTTGGTGGTACTACACCGTTGATCACCACCTGGCTGGTCGATACCACTAACAATCTGATGATGCCTGCGTATTATCTGATGGGCGCTGCGGTTATTGGTCTGATTACCGTCTGGTTTACCCGTGAAACAGCCAATAAGCCGTTAAGTGGTTCAGCACCGGCGGTCGGCACGAAAGCCGAAGCGCACAAGCTGATTAATAAGCTGAAACTGCGTCGTCAGAAAGAGAGGGATGCCGCAAAAGCCGCGAAGTAA
- the solA gene encoding N-methyl-L-tryptophan oxidase, with translation MVYDLIVVGSGSVGAAAGFYATQAGLKVLMIDGAHPPHQQGSHHGETRLIRHAYGEGARYVPLVLRAQTLWDQLEQLSGERIMQRSGLINLAPVNSEFINNVIDSAQQYGLDVQILQADEVRQRWPQFAVPDDYIGVFEPQSGYLKSEVAIKSWIRLAKEAGCAQLFNCPVQSIEKDGDFEVVNTLDGSYRGRKLLLSAGTWVKALYADLPMTPVRKVFSWHQADGRYSENNKFPAFAVEMVDGIHYYGFPADNNALKVGKHEGGQPIDRPEQRKAFGAFAEDGSEVFNFMRQFLPGVGVCLHGAACTYDNSPDEDFIIDTLPGHPDRLVITGLSGHGFKFASVLGEIAAQFAAGKESEFDLAPFALSRFQ, from the coding sequence ATGGTTTACGATTTAATCGTGGTTGGGAGTGGCTCCGTTGGCGCGGCTGCCGGCTTTTATGCCACGCAAGCGGGGCTGAAAGTATTAATGATAGACGGCGCGCATCCGCCGCATCAGCAAGGCAGCCATCATGGCGAAACTCGTTTGATTCGCCATGCATACGGTGAAGGCGCACGCTATGTACCGCTGGTGCTGCGCGCACAAACGTTGTGGGATCAGCTGGAACAGCTGAGCGGCGAGCGCATTATGCAGCGCAGCGGCCTGATTAATCTGGCACCGGTTAACTCTGAATTTATCAATAATGTCATCGACAGCGCGCAGCAATATGGCCTTGATGTACAGATTTTACAGGCTGATGAGGTTCGTCAGCGTTGGCCGCAGTTCGCGGTTCCGGATGACTATATTGGCGTGTTTGAGCCACAGTCTGGCTACCTGAAGTCAGAAGTTGCCATCAAAAGCTGGATTCGTCTGGCTAAAGAAGCCGGCTGCGCGCAGCTGTTTAACTGCCCGGTACAAAGTATTGAGAAAGATGGCGATTTTGAGGTGGTGAATACCCTCGATGGCAGTTATCGCGGCCGCAAGCTGCTGCTCAGTGCCGGAACCTGGGTCAAAGCGCTGTATGCTGACCTGCCGATGACGCCGGTACGTAAAGTGTTTTCCTGGCATCAGGCCGACGGACGTTATAGTGAAAACAACAAGTTTCCGGCATTTGCCGTCGAAATGGTCGATGGCATCCATTATTACGGTTTTCCGGCTGATAATAACGCGTTAAAGGTTGGCAAACATGAAGGTGGTCAGCCGATTGATCGTCCGGAACAGCGTAAAGCCTTTGGTGCCTTTGCCGAAGATGGCAGTGAAGTGTTTAACTTTATGCGTCAGTTCCTGCCTGGCGTAGGTGTCTGCCTGCACGGTGCCGCCTGTACTTATGATAATTCCCCGGACGAAGACTTTATTATCGATACTCTGCCCGGCCATCCTGATCGATTAGTGATTACCGGTTTAAGTGGACATGGATTTAAATTCGCCAGCGTGCTCGGCGAAATCGCCGCGCAGTTTGCCGCCGGAAAAGAATCAGAATTTGATTTAGCGCCGTTTGCTTTATCGCGCTTTCAATAA
- the bssS gene encoding biofilm formation regulator BssS, which yields MDSNKDVIQTHPLVGWDISTVDSYDAMMIRLHSLSSGEQPADEAEVGQTYWLTTDVARQFISILEAGIAKIEATEYQDRDYKKH from the coding sequence ATGGACAGTAACAAAGACGTAATCCAAACACATCCCCTGGTCGGATGGGATATCAGTACGGTAGACAGCTATGACGCCATGATGATTCGTCTGCATTCGCTCTCATCTGGCGAGCAACCAGCCGATGAGGCTGAAGTGGGACAGACCTACTGGTTAACCACTGATGTTGCCAGGCAGTTTATATCGATTTTAGAAGCTGGCATTGCGAAGATAGAAGCAACTGAATACCAGGATCGTGATTACAAAAAGCATTAA
- the dinI gene encoding DNA damage-inducible protein I codes for MRVEVTVAKTTTLPAGALEALTQELTKRIDKQFPESDNRVSVRYASANNLSVLGAGKEQKDLISDILQETWESADDWFITD; via the coding sequence ATGCGTGTAGAAGTCACTGTAGCAAAAACCACCACCCTGCCCGCGGGTGCGCTTGAAGCACTTACGCAGGAACTTACCAAACGTATCGATAAGCAGTTTCCTGAATCGGACAACCGCGTATCGGTACGCTATGCCAGCGCCAATAATTTGAGCGTGCTGGGTGCCGGAAAAGAACAAAAAGATCTCATCAGTGACATTCTGCAAGAGACCTGGGAAAGCGCGGATGACTGGTTTATCACTGATTAA
- the pyrC gene encoding dihydroorotase gives MTAQPQQLLIRRPDDWHIHLRDDEMLQTVVPFTSEVCGRAIVMPNLVPPVTSVASAIAYRDRIRAAVPAGHDFTPLMTCYLTDSLDADEVEKGFSEGVFTAAKLYPAHATTNSSHGVTNIAAIATVLDRMQKIGMPLLIHGEVTDAHIDIFDREARFIDTVMEPLRRQFPQLKVVFEHITTKEAAAYVQEGNRFIAATITPQHLMFNRNHMLVGGVRPHLYCLPILKRNVHQEALRQVIASGNDRFFLGTDTAPHSRQRKEASCGCAGVFNAPTALPAYATVFEEMNALQHLEAFCSENGPRFYGLPLNEGTIKLVRKPFTVTDSIPLGDDTLVPFLAGETLNWSVEL, from the coding sequence ATGACTGCACAACCCCAGCAATTACTCATTCGCCGCCCTGACGACTGGCATATCCATCTGCGTGATGATGAAATGCTGCAGACCGTGGTGCCGTTTACCAGCGAGGTGTGCGGTCGGGCAATCGTGATGCCGAATCTGGTTCCGCCGGTTACCAGCGTCGCCAGCGCGATAGCCTATCGCGATCGTATTCGCGCGGCCGTACCCGCCGGGCATGATTTCACGCCGCTGATGACCTGTTATCTGACGGATTCCCTTGATGCTGATGAAGTGGAAAAGGGTTTTAGCGAAGGCGTATTTACCGCCGCGAAACTTTATCCGGCGCATGCCACGACCAATTCGAGCCACGGCGTTACCAATATTGCCGCCATCGCGACGGTACTGGACCGGATGCAGAAAATCGGTATGCCGTTACTGATTCATGGCGAAGTGACCGATGCCCATATTGATATTTTTGATCGCGAAGCGCGCTTTATCGACACGGTGATGGAGCCGCTGCGCCGGCAGTTCCCACAGCTGAAAGTGGTATTTGAGCATATCACCACGAAAGAAGCCGCCGCCTATGTGCAGGAAGGCAATCGCTTTATTGCTGCCACCATCACTCCACAACACCTGATGTTTAACCGCAACCATATGCTGGTCGGCGGCGTGCGCCCGCATCTTTACTGCTTGCCGATTCTGAAACGTAATGTACATCAGGAAGCACTGCGCCAGGTTATCGCCAGCGGCAATGACCGCTTCTTCCTCGGCACCGATACTGCCCCGCATAGTCGCCAGCGCAAAGAAGCCAGCTGTGGCTGTGCCGGGGTGTTTAATGCGCCGACTGCGCTACCGGCATACGCAACGGTATTTGAAGAGATGAACGCCCTGCAACATCTGGAGGCGTTTTGCTCGGAAAACGGCCCGCGCTTCTATGGCCTGCCGCTTAATGAAGGCACCATCAAGCTGGTGCGCAAGCCGTTTACCGTCACCGACAGCATTCCGCTGGGCGACGATACGCTGGTGCCATTCCTCGCTGGCGAGACGCTTAACTGGTCGGTAGAACTCTGA
- a CDS encoding lipoprotein, with protein MNKIFPGLIALIFAGLLAGCNQLTQYTISEQEINQALQKHNNYEKQLGVAGLVDAHIVLSDLSSQIGREEPNKITLTGNAKVDITSLFGPQKADMKLTMKAQPVFNKEEGAIYLKDMQIVDAQVQPEKMQSVMKTLTPYLDQSLKSYFNQKPAYVLSSDRSKAESLAKRFAQGIEVKPGELVIPFTQ; from the coding sequence ATGAATAAAATTTTTCCTGGGCTAATTGCCCTGATTTTTGCCGGTTTGCTTGCCGGCTGTAACCAGCTAACTCAATACACCATCAGCGAGCAAGAGATTAATCAGGCACTGCAAAAGCACAACAATTATGAGAAACAATTGGGTGTTGCCGGGCTGGTTGATGCGCATATTGTGCTGAGCGATCTCAGCAGCCAGATTGGCCGTGAAGAACCGAATAAAATTACCCTCACCGGCAATGCAAAAGTGGATATCACTTCGCTGTTTGGCCCACAAAAGGCCGATATGAAACTGACGATGAAAGCGCAGCCGGTATTTAACAAAGAAGAAGGCGCTATCTATCTGAAGGATATGCAGATCGTTGATGCTCAGGTGCAACCGGAGAAAATGCAGTCGGTGATGAAAACCCTGACGCCGTATCTCGATCAGTCGCTGAAGAGCTACTTTAACCAAAAACCAGCTTATGTCCTCAGCAGCGACCGCAGTAAAGCGGAGTCGCTGGCGAAGCGATTTGCTCAGGGTATTGAGGTTAAACCCGGAGAACTGGTGATACCCTTTACTCAGTAA